The genomic stretch GCCGAACGCCTGCGGGTCGCGCACGGCGAGATCGGCCAGGATCTTCCGATCGAGGCCGACGCCGGCGACCTTGAGCGCGTGCATCAGGGTCGAGTACGACATGTCGTGCAGGCGCGCGGCCGCGTTGATCCGGATGATCCACAGACGCCGGAAATCGCGCTTGCGCTTGCGGCGATCGCGGAACGCGAAGCGCAGCGAGCGCTCCACCTGCTGCTTGGCGATGCGGTAGAGCTTCGATTTGGCGAG from Candidatus Polarisedimenticolaceae bacterium encodes the following:
- the rplT gene encoding 50S ribosomal protein L20, with protein sequence MPRVKRGNKRRLKRKKILRRAKGYYLAKSKLYRIAKQQVERSLRFAFRDRRKRKRDFRRLWIIRINAAARLHDMSYSTLMHALKVAGVGLDRKILADLAVRDPQAFG